One window of the Buchnera aphidicola (Meitanaphis elongallis) genome contains the following:
- the grxD gene encoding Grx4 family monothiol glutaredoxin, whose translation MSVIKKIKDQIKNNSILIYMKGSPDSPSCGFSAQAVQALSSCRKKFAYVDILRNPDIRMELPRYANWPTFPQLWINGKLIGGCNIILELFETGKLKNLVEQAGENENTSDRISKV comes from the coding sequence ATGAGTGTTATAAAAAAAATTAAAGATCAAATTAAAAACAATTCTATTTTAATTTATATGAAAGGATCTCCTGATTCACCTAGTTGTGGATTTTCCGCTCAGGCTGTTCAGGCATTATCATCGTGTAGAAAAAAATTTGCATATGTTGATATTTTGAGAAATCCAGACATTCGGATGGAATTGCCAAGATATGCTAATTGGCCAACCTTTCCACAGTTATGGATAAATGGAAAACTTATAGGAGGTTGTAATATTATATTGGAATTGTTTGAAACTGGAAAATTAAAGAATTTAGTTGAACAAGCTGGAGAAAACGAGAATACGTCTGATAGAATATCAAAAGTTTAA
- the pth gene encoding aminoacyl-tRNA hydrolase translates to MKNIKLIVGLANPIIKYDKTRHNVGSWFIQRLACYHNQDLKMSRKFLGYIGSFIYCDFKTYLFIPNTFMNLSGKSISVVLKFYRIRLDEILVVHDELDLNPGLVRFKLGCGHNGHNGIRNIIDVLAKRNNFLRIQIGIGRPDKLKQIADFVLSSPTLEEKLLIETSILRAIKMTNLLIKERNTLIEKKVLNQ, encoded by the coding sequence TTGAAAAACATTAAATTGATAGTTGGTTTGGCTAACCCGATTATTAAATATGACAAAACTAGACATAATGTAGGTTCTTGGTTTATTCAGCGTTTGGCTTGCTATCATAATCAAGATTTGAAGATGAGTAGAAAATTCTTAGGATATATTGGATCTTTCATTTATTGTGATTTCAAAACATATTTATTTATACCCAATACGTTTATGAACTTGAGTGGTAAATCTATTTCAGTTGTTTTGAAGTTCTATCGTATTAGATTAGATGAAATTTTAGTAGTTCATGATGAATTAGATTTAAATCCTGGATTAGTTCGATTTAAATTAGGTTGTGGACATAATGGTCATAATGGAATTAGAAATATTATTGATGTGTTAGCAAAAAGAAATAATTTTTTAAGAATTCAAATTGGTATTGGTCGTCCTGATAAGTTAAAACAAATAGCAGATTTTGTTTTGTCTTCTCCGACGTTAGAAGAAAAATTGTTAATTGAAACATCTATATTGCGTGCAATAAAAATGACCAATCTTTTAATCAAAGAACGAAATACATTAATAGAAAAAAAAGTTTTAAATCAATAA
- the grpE gene encoding nucleotide exchange factor GrpE: MNHENQNLNSINNNDTNIQNEKKHKENNCFSNINPLNEQILNIKKNIIDIKLREQAEIENIKKKADLKIKEIEKTQLQHFCVHLIPILDNLKNIGKTIHKLNVKHNKIVEGISLTLKSLLHTIQKFDLVIENKKNIKFNSFLHQTEPNEQLDNVNTYYVTSIIKDGYICQGKIIRKATVRVKKKL; this comes from the coding sequence ATGAATCATGAAAATCAAAACTTAAATTCTATAAATAACAACGATACAAATATCCAAAATGAAAAAAAACACAAAGAAAATAATTGCTTTAGTAACATAAATCCATTAAATGAACAAATCCTAAATATAAAAAAAAATATAATAGACATAAAATTAAGAGAACAAGCTGAAATAGAAAACATAAAAAAAAAGGCTGACTTAAAAATAAAAGAAATTGAAAAAACACAATTGCAACATTTCTGTGTTCATTTAATTCCAATATTAGATAATTTAAAGAACATAGGAAAAACCATACACAAGTTAAACGTTAAACATAACAAAATTGTAGAAGGAATTTCATTAACATTAAAATCACTATTACATACAATTCAAAAATTTGATCTAGTTATAGAAAACAAAAAAAACATAAAATTTAATTCGTTCTTGCATCAAACAGAACCTAACGAGCAATTAGATAACGTTAATACTTACTACGTCACCTCAATAATCAAAGATGGTTACATATGTCAAGGAAAAATCATACGTAAAGCTACAGTAAGAGTAAAAAAAAAGTTATAA
- the rnt gene encoding ribonuclease T, which translates to MYKVKKHYFLSKRFRTFYPVVIDIETSGLNATTNALLEIAIITLKMNSFGLLKQETTLHYHIKPFIGSIIDPNAVAFNGIDPFNPLRGAISEYKALNTIFQLINSEMHQQKCSKSIVVAHNAIFDHNFLMAAIKRNKIKNNPFHSFAVFDTATLSGLAVGQTVLARACKAIGLKFDNNKAHSALYDTKKTADLFCKIVNLWKKLGGWPPKNQ; encoded by the coding sequence ATGTATAAAGTTAAAAAACATTACTTTTTAAGCAAACGTTTTCGCACTTTTTATCCTGTAGTCATAGATATTGAAACTTCTGGACTTAATGCAACAACAAACGCATTGTTAGAAATTGCTATTATTACATTAAAAATGAATTCATTTGGATTATTAAAACAAGAAACAACGCTGCACTATCATATAAAACCATTTATAGGATCAATTATCGATCCTAATGCCGTTGCATTCAATGGTATTGATCCTTTTAACCCATTACGTGGTGCTATTAGTGAATATAAAGCACTAAATACTATATTTCAATTAATTAATTCAGAAATGCATCAACAAAAATGTAGTAAAAGTATAGTCGTAGCTCACAATGCAATTTTTGATCACAACTTTCTCATGGCTGCCATAAAAAGAAACAAAATTAAAAATAACCCATTTCATTCGTTTGCTGTTTTCGATACAGCTACATTGAGTGGATTAGCTGTAGGGCAAACAGTATTGGCACGAGCATGCAAGGCAATTGGATTAAAATTCGACAATAATAAAGCACATTCAGCTTTGTATGATACAAAAAAAACAGCTGATCTTTTTTGTAAAATAGTTAATCTATGGAAAAAATTGGGTGGATGGCCACCCAAAAATCAATAA
- a CDS encoding peroxiredoxin C, with the protein MLITQQAPDFTASAILYNDNIIDNFNFKNYTVGKTTVLFFWPMDFTFVCPSEIIAFDKSLPEFTKRNTEIVGVSIDSIYVHHAWRQTDPTKGGIGPIKYIIVSDIKREIQKLYKVEHPTLGVALRASFLIDKQGIIRHQVINDLPFGRNISDIIRMIDSLNFYEKYGEVCPANWTPGKCGIKATPTGAKQYFKNFYDTTNA; encoded by the coding sequence ATGTTAATAACACAACAAGCACCTGATTTTACTGCATCAGCTATTTTATACAACGATAACATTATTGATAATTTTAACTTTAAAAACTATACTGTTGGAAAAACTACTGTGTTATTTTTTTGGCCTATGGATTTCACATTTGTTTGTCCTTCAGAAATCATAGCATTCGATAAATCCTTACCAGAATTTACCAAAAGAAACACAGAAATTGTAGGAGTATCTATTGATTCAATATACGTACATCATGCTTGGCGTCAAACTGATCCTACAAAAGGTGGTATTGGACCAATAAAATATATAATTGTTTCTGATATAAAAAGAGAAATACAAAAATTATATAAAGTTGAACATCCCACATTAGGAGTAGCATTAAGAGCATCTTTCTTAATTGATAAGCAAGGAATAATTCGTCACCAAGTAATTAACGATTTACCTTTTGGAAGAAACATTTCTGATATCATAAGAATGATAGATTCTCTTAATTTTTATGAAAAATATGGAGAAGTTTGCCCAGCTAACTGGACTCCAGGAAAATGTGGTATTAAAGCTACTCCAACCGGAGCTAAACAATACTTCAAAAATTTTTATGATACGACAAACGCATAA
- the thrC gene encoding threonine synthase, which produces MKLYNLKNIQEEVSFSKAVKLGLGEKQGLFFPKKLPIIPYEKLLELLEMNFLKRSSKILSMIIGKEICSSKLSEQVNTAFSCTTPIIVPITENIACLELFHGPTLAFKDFGARFMAQIIYFLNHDKNETITILTATSGDTGAAVAHAFYKMKNVRVIILYPKGKISELQEKLFCTLGENITTISVNGSFDECQNLVKQAFQDHELKKSIGLNSANSINISRLFAQICYYFEAFSLINSTQKKNLVISVPCGNFGNITAGLLAKSLGLPIKSFIAATNSNDTIPRFLNTGKWLPKKTISTISNAMDISQPSNWPRVEELCKRKSWSLKKLGFGSVSDSSTEDSLKNLKKNGYISEPHAAVAYNLLKNKLKDNEFGLFLGTAHPSKFKQTVEKILNITLSLPLELANRVELPLLSYNICPRFSILKKFLLKK; this is translated from the coding sequence ATGAAACTTTATAACCTAAAAAATATACAAGAAGAAGTTAGCTTTTCAAAAGCTGTGAAACTTGGACTAGGAGAAAAACAAGGACTATTTTTTCCAAAAAAATTGCCAATAATTCCATATGAAAAACTATTAGAATTATTAGAAATGAACTTTTTAAAACGAAGCAGTAAAATATTATCTATGATTATAGGAAAAGAAATCTGTAGTTCAAAGTTATCGGAACAAGTAAATACAGCATTTTCTTGCACCACTCCAATAATCGTCCCAATTACAGAAAACATAGCTTGTTTAGAACTTTTTCATGGCCCTACACTAGCCTTTAAAGATTTCGGAGCAAGATTTATGGCGCAAATTATTTACTTTCTTAATCATGATAAAAATGAAACTATAACAATTTTAACAGCTACATCTGGAGACACTGGAGCTGCAGTTGCTCATGCATTTTACAAAATGAAAAATGTAAGAGTTATAATTTTATATCCTAAAGGGAAAATTAGTGAACTTCAAGAAAAACTATTCTGTACATTAGGAGAAAACATAACGACTATTTCAGTAAATGGAAGTTTTGATGAATGCCAAAATTTAGTCAAACAAGCCTTTCAAGATCACGAACTAAAAAAATCTATAGGACTAAACTCAGCAAATTCAATTAACATTAGTAGGTTATTCGCGCAAATATGTTATTATTTCGAAGCATTTTCTTTAATTAATAGTACACAAAAAAAAAATTTAGTTATATCTGTTCCTTGTGGAAACTTTGGTAATATTACCGCAGGATTACTAGCAAAATCTTTAGGACTCCCTATAAAATCATTTATAGCAGCTACTAATTCTAATGATACAATTCCAAGATTTCTTAATACAGGAAAATGGTTACCTAAAAAAACTATATCAACCATTTCTAATGCAATGGATATTAGTCAACCAAGCAATTGGCCAAGAGTAGAAGAACTATGCAAAAGAAAATCTTGGTCTTTAAAAAAATTAGGATTTGGCAGTGTTTCTGATAGTTCAACAGAAGATAGCTTAAAAAATCTAAAAAAAAATGGTTATATTTCAGAACCACATGCAGCAGTAGCATATAATTTGTTAAAAAACAAATTAAAAGATAACGAATTTGGTTTGTTTTTAGGTACTGCACATCCATCTAAATTTAAACAAACCGTAGAAAAAATATTAAATATAACTCTATCTTTACCTTTAGAATTAGCTAACCGAGTTGAATTACCATTATTATCGTATAATATCTGCCCTCGCTTCTCTATATTAAAAAAATTTCTACTAAAAAAATAA
- a CDS encoding Fe-Mn family superoxide dismutase yields MSYTLPLFPYSYSSLEPYLDEETMFIHHTKHHQTYINNTNNILLNSNFNNLPIENLISKLDIIDVDNKIGLQNNAGGHANHSLFWTILKIGTILKGNLKASIENNFGSIEKFKSEFEKVAMNHFGSGWTWLVKKDTTLFIAATANQNNPLMGKGISEVSGFPIFGLDIWEHAYYLKYQNRRIDYIHAFWHVINWEEAERRFNR; encoded by the coding sequence ATGAGTTATACGTTACCGTTATTTCCTTATTCTTATTCTAGTTTAGAGCCATATTTAGATGAAGAGACGATGTTCATTCATCATACTAAGCATCATCAAACATATATAAATAATACTAACAATATATTACTTAATAGTAATTTTAACAATTTACCTATTGAAAATTTAATTTCTAAATTAGATATTATAGATGTTGATAATAAGATAGGATTACAAAATAATGCAGGAGGACATGCAAATCATAGTTTATTTTGGACAATATTAAAAATTGGAACTATTTTAAAAGGTAATTTAAAGGCTTCTATAGAAAATAATTTTGGTTCTATTGAAAAATTTAAAAGTGAATTTGAAAAAGTAGCTATGAATCATTTTGGTTCTGGTTGGACGTGGTTAGTAAAGAAAGATACAACATTATTTATTGCAGCCACTGCTAATCAAAATAATCCATTGATGGGAAAGGGCATATCTGAAGTATCAGGTTTTCCTATTTTTGGTTTAGATATTTGGGAACACGCTTATTATTTGAAATATCAAAATAGACGTATAGATTATATACATGCTTTTTGGCATGTAATTAATTGGGAAGAAGCTGAAAGACGATTTAATAGATAA
- the ychF gene encoding redox-regulated ATPase YchF yields MGFKCGLVGLPNVGKSTIFNNLTNLKVPADNFPFCTIKPNIGIVLVPDERLNIISNIVNASRIIPAYIELIDIAGLVKGAYKGEGLGNQFLNYIKQTDLIIHIVRGFKNDKITHIYGEINPIKDIEIINLELILSDLEICKNRINTLEKQYIFSKKIVNKEIDILHRCLTFLQKNKSLKLLNLTIEDTNIISYLRFITLKPIIYVINMSKNFDDNVCVENVYNFSKQDNSTVLLVYMDIMSNNFIKNDIDRNYDDLKLDLNKSGLSSIAYCGYKLLKLKTFFTAGKKEVHAWTTSDITIVESVKCIHTDLSQGFIRAQVISYSDFVKYSGVKNVKKFGKMRLEGKNYHIQDGDIVHVLHRT; encoded by the coding sequence ATGGGTTTTAAATGCGGTTTGGTAGGATTACCTAATGTTGGGAAATCAACTATATTTAATAATTTAACAAATTTAAAAGTGCCAGCAGATAATTTTCCATTTTGTACTATTAAACCTAATATTGGAATAGTGTTAGTTCCTGATGAACGATTAAATATTATTTCTAATATAGTTAATGCTAGCCGTATTATTCCAGCATACATAGAATTAATAGATATAGCTGGTTTAGTAAAAGGTGCATATAAAGGAGAAGGATTAGGAAATCAATTTTTGAATTATATCAAGCAGACAGATTTGATTATTCATATAGTTCGTGGTTTTAAAAATGATAAAATTACTCATATTTACGGTGAGATTAATCCTATTAAAGATATCGAAATAATTAATTTGGAATTGATATTATCTGATCTCGAAATATGTAAAAATAGAATAAATACACTTGAAAAACAATATATATTCAGTAAAAAAATAGTAAACAAGGAAATCGATATATTGCATCGCTGTTTAACATTTTTACAAAAAAATAAATCTTTAAAATTGTTAAATTTAACTATAGAAGATACAAATATAATTAGTTATTTAAGATTTATTACATTAAAACCAATAATTTATGTTATTAATATGAGTAAAAATTTTGATGACAACGTATGTGTTGAGAATGTTTATAATTTTTCCAAACAAGATAATTCTACTGTATTATTAGTTTATATGGACATTATGAGTAATAATTTTATTAAAAATGATATAGATAGAAATTATGACGATCTAAAACTAGATTTAAATAAATCAGGATTAAGTTCTATTGCTTACTGTGGTTATAAATTGTTAAAATTAAAAACATTTTTCACTGCTGGAAAAAAAGAAGTCCATGCATGGACTACTAGTGATATTACAATTGTGGAATCGGTAAAATGTATTCATACGGATTTAAGTCAAGGTTTTATTCGAGCTCAAGTCATTTCATATTCTGACTTCGTAAAGTATAGTGGAGTAAAAAATGTTAAAAAATTTGGAAAAATGAGGTTGGAAGGAAAAAACTATCATATACAGGATGGAGATATTGTTCATGTTTTGCATAGAACATAA
- the nadK gene encoding NAD(+) kinase, translated as MKQHFYCIGIVGYPRHSSSLSTHKVLYNWLKEKYDVIVEDKIASQLCLGNINIDSLSNIGKRCDLVIVVGGDGNMLYTARILSTYKIKIIGINRGNLGFLTDLNPDTALKQLSCVLSGEYIQENRFLLEVVIIKKDGLPLINKAINEIVLHAEHVAHMIDFEVYINGNFAFSQRSDGLIVSTPTGSTGYSLSAGGPILVTSLEAIVLVPMFPHTLSSRPLVIDSTSTICLRCMETMSKLKISCDSQIILSVEKNDVILIKRSNDSLCFVHPKDYNYFGILSSKLNWSKK; from the coding sequence ATGAAACAACATTTTTATTGCATTGGAATAGTAGGTTATCCCCGTCATTCTAGCTCATTATCTACACATAAAGTTCTTTATAATTGGTTAAAAGAGAAATATGATGTTATTGTTGAGGATAAAATAGCTAGTCAATTATGTTTGGGGAATATTAATATAGATTCATTATCTAATATTGGAAAACGGTGTGATTTAGTAATAGTAGTAGGTGGTGATGGTAATATGTTGTATACAGCTCGCATATTGTCTACTTATAAAATTAAAATTATTGGTATTAATAGGGGAAATTTAGGATTTTTAACTGATTTAAATCCTGATACTGCATTAAAGCAGTTGTCATGTGTACTTTCCGGAGAATATATTCAAGAAAATCGTTTTTTATTAGAAGTGGTGATTATTAAAAAGGATGGACTACCTTTGATTAATAAAGCTATTAATGAAATAGTATTGCACGCTGAGCATGTAGCTCATATGATAGATTTCGAAGTATATATTAACGGAAATTTTGCTTTTTCTCAACGTTCTGATGGTTTAATCGTTTCTACTCCTACAGGATCTACGGGATACTCACTTTCAGCTGGAGGTCCTATTTTAGTCACTTCATTAGAAGCAATTGTACTAGTTCCTATGTTTCCTCATACCTTGTCTTCTCGTCCTTTAGTAATTGATAGCACTAGTACAATTTGTTTAAGATGTATGGAAACTATGTCGAAATTAAAAATAAGTTGTGACAGTCAAATAATATTATCAGTAGAAAAAAATGACGTAATCTTGATTAAAAGGAGTAACGATTCTTTATGTTTTGTGCACCCAAAAGATTACAATTACTTTGGAATTTTGAGTTCTAAATTAAATTGGTCGAAAAAATAG
- the gyrA gene encoding DNA topoisomerase (ATP-hydrolyzing) subunit A: MKKIAKEIIKINIEDELKNSYLDYAMSVIIGRALPDVRDGLKPVHRRILFAMKELNNDWNKLYKKSARIVGDVIGKYHPHGDTAVYDAIVRMAQSFSLRYTLIDGQGNFGSIDGDSAAAMRYTEIRMSKIAYELLNDLDKKTVKFFPNYDGTEEIPEVLPTKIPNLLINGSSGIAVGMATNIPPHNINEIINGCLAFINNDQITLKELMEHIPGPDFPTAGIINGCKGITEAYRTGKGKIHIRAKSKIEIQERTKKESLIIFELPYQVNKSRIVEKIAELIKDKKIEGISGLRDESDKEGMRIVVETKKEAKSEIILNQLYSLTQLQVSFGINMVALTHGQPKVMSLKDIIREFISHRKTIITRRSSFELKKVQKKIHIIEGLIISLKNIDTIISLIKNSKSLSEAKQQLLSHNWYANNLKHTDNILNDSVLQSCFSQSKFNQNNSLFLTQIQVNAILDLRLQKLTHLESSKLILEHKKLIESSITLKNILQDTNKLVSVMKQELINIKNNFGDKRRTQIIKNYEDINVSDMINQEDVVVTLSHSGYVKYQPLSTYEAQKRGGKGKSAAKTKEEDFIESLLVANTHDTILCFSSRGIIYWMKVYQLPEASRNARGRPIVNLLPLDTKERITAILPISEYKDSINIFMATAKGMVKKTNLCEFKRPRTAGIIAIKLKKDDELIGVSLTNGEDKIMLFTAIGKAVHFSEKSVRTMGRNTSGMKGIAIKKQDKVVSLVVPRGTGNILIVTEHGYGKRTEICEFPIKSRATRGTIAIKITKKNGIMIGAMQVMENDQIMIITDAGTLVRTRISEIGILGRNTQGVILIRTSEKEKVVAVQKANESFL, encoded by the coding sequence ATGAAAAAAATTGCAAAAGAAATAATAAAAATTAACATTGAAGACGAACTTAAAAATTCTTACTTAGACTATGCTATGTCAGTCATTATTGGACGCGCTTTACCAGATGTAAGAGATGGATTAAAACCAGTCCACAGAAGAATATTATTTGCAATGAAAGAGTTAAATAATGATTGGAATAAGCTATATAAAAAATCAGCTAGAATAGTAGGTGACGTTATTGGAAAATATCACCCTCATGGAGATACAGCCGTATACGATGCTATAGTACGAATGGCGCAATCATTTTCACTAAGATACACACTTATTGACGGACAAGGAAATTTCGGATCAATAGATGGAGATTCTGCAGCAGCAATGAGATATACTGAAATTAGAATGTCTAAAATTGCATATGAACTATTAAACGACTTAGATAAAAAAACAGTAAAATTTTTTCCCAACTATGATGGAACAGAAGAAATTCCTGAAGTATTACCTACTAAAATACCAAATCTACTAATCAATGGCTCATCTGGAATTGCAGTAGGAATGGCTACTAACATCCCTCCCCATAATATAAATGAAATAATAAATGGTTGTCTTGCTTTTATAAACAACGATCAAATTACACTAAAAGAACTCATGGAACATATCCCAGGCCCCGATTTTCCTACTGCAGGGATAATCAATGGATGCAAAGGTATTACAGAAGCATATCGTACAGGAAAAGGGAAAATTCATATTAGAGCAAAAAGTAAAATCGAAATTCAAGAAAGAACAAAAAAAGAATCTTTAATTATTTTCGAATTACCTTATCAAGTAAATAAATCACGCATAGTTGAAAAAATAGCAGAACTAATAAAAGATAAAAAAATTGAAGGAATCAGCGGATTACGCGATGAATCAGATAAAGAAGGAATGAGAATAGTAGTCGAAACCAAAAAAGAAGCAAAATCAGAAATTATCCTCAATCAATTATATTCTTTAACTCAATTACAAGTTTCTTTCGGAATTAATATGGTTGCTTTGACTCATGGACAACCAAAAGTTATGTCACTTAAAGACATTATACGTGAATTTATATCTCATCGTAAAACGATAATAACTAGACGTAGTTCATTTGAACTAAAAAAAGTTCAAAAAAAAATACATATTATTGAAGGATTAATAATCTCTTTAAAAAACATTGACACAATAATTTCATTAATTAAAAATTCTAAATCATTATCAGAAGCGAAACAACAACTATTATCCCATAATTGGTATGCAAATAATTTAAAACATACAGACAATATATTAAATGATAGTGTTCTTCAATCGTGTTTTTCACAATCTAAATTCAATCAAAACAATTCGTTGTTTCTGACTCAAATACAAGTAAATGCGATATTAGATTTACGTCTTCAAAAACTAACTCATTTAGAATCTTCAAAACTGATTTTAGAACACAAAAAACTTATAGAATCTTCTATAACATTAAAAAATATTCTACAAGACACTAATAAATTAGTCAGTGTTATGAAACAAGAACTAATTAATATTAAAAATAATTTTGGAGATAAAAGACGTACCCAAATTATAAAAAATTATGAAGATATCAATGTTTCAGATATGATAAATCAAGAAGATGTAGTAGTAACTTTATCACACTCAGGGTATGTAAAATATCAACCACTATCTACTTATGAAGCACAAAAAAGAGGTGGAAAAGGTAAATCAGCTGCAAAAACAAAAGAAGAAGATTTCATAGAAAGTTTACTTGTAGCTAATACACACGATACAATTCTCTGTTTTTCTAGCAGAGGAATAATATATTGGATGAAAGTATATCAATTACCAGAAGCTAGTAGAAATGCCCGTGGACGCCCAATAGTTAATCTTTTACCTCTAGATACGAAAGAAAGAATAACAGCAATATTACCTATTTCAGAATACAAAGATAGTATAAATATTTTTATGGCTACCGCTAAGGGAATGGTCAAGAAAACTAATTTATGTGAATTTAAAAGACCAAGAACAGCAGGAATAATTGCCATTAAATTAAAAAAAGATGACGAATTAATTGGTGTTTCTCTTACAAACGGAGAAGATAAAATAATGTTATTTACTGCAATAGGAAAAGCTGTCCATTTTTCCGAAAAATCAGTTAGAACAATGGGAAGAAATACTTCTGGAATGAAAGGTATTGCAATAAAAAAACAAGACAAAGTTGTTTCTTTGGTAGTACCTAGAGGAACTGGCAATATACTAATTGTTACAGAACATGGATACGGAAAGAGAACAGAAATTTGTGAATTTCCAATAAAATCTAGAGCTACTCGAGGAACAATTGCAATAAAAATCACTAAAAAAAACGGAATAATGATTGGTGCTATGCAAGTAATGGAAAATGATCAAATTATGATTATAACTGACGCTGGAACGTTAGTTAGAACTAGAATATCAGAAATTGGCATTTTAGGAAGAAATACACAAGGAGTCATTTTAATTAGAACTTCAGAAAAAGAAAAAGTAGTCGCTGTACAAAAAGCAAATGAATCATTCTTATAA
- a CDS encoding DUF2076 domain-containing protein yields MNNDEKKLIEDLFSRLHKTEIESSDRDNTAEKLIKNLLEKYPNSPYYMAQTILIQETAIKKLNDKISLLEDNATHREYGKCAPTGFLSSLFRTKKTKNVSDSYSNDTTNQPHVVQSSNSNISSFPTQMRSGAIPQVGPVNSTGGFLSGALQTAAGVAGGVVMANMLMNLFQTKKPEEEVMDAVHNVNASDVDLNTSDSDVMHNSQYISDDTTYSNNTMEEFNQTDYDVNNNDDCNTFEDDNFI; encoded by the coding sequence ATGAATAATGATGAAAAAAAATTGATAGAGGATTTATTTTCTAGATTACATAAAACTGAAATTGAATCTTCTGATAGAGATAATACAGCCGAGAAATTAATTAAAAATTTGTTAGAGAAGTACCCAAATTCACCATATTATATGGCACAAACTATTTTAATTCAAGAAACAGCAATAAAAAAATTGAACGATAAAATTTCTTTGTTGGAAGATAATGCTACACATAGGGAATATGGAAAATGCGCACCTACTGGTTTTTTATCTAGTTTGTTTAGGACAAAAAAAACTAAAAATGTTTCAGATTCGTATTCAAATGATACTACGAATCAACCTCATGTGGTACAAAGTTCTAATTCTAATATTAGTTCTTTTCCTACACAAATGCGTTCTGGTGCTATACCTCAAGTTGGTCCTGTTAATAGTACTGGAGGATTTTTGAGTGGAGCATTACAAACTGCCGCAGGAGTAGCTGGTGGTGTGGTGATGGCAAATATGTTAATGAATCTTTTTCAAACTAAAAAGCCTGAAGAAGAAGTAATGGATGCAGTGCATAACGTGAATGCTTCAGATGTAGACTTAAATACTTCAGACAGTGATGTTATGCATAATAGTCAATATATTAGTGATGATACAACCTATTCAAATAATACTATGGAAGAGTTTAATCAGACTGATTATGATGTCAATAATAATGATGATTGTAATACTTTTGAAGACGATAATTTTATTTAA